From the Trichoplusia ni isolate ovarian cell line Hi5 chromosome 1, tn1, whole genome shotgun sequence genome, the window CTGATTcacaattaacatttatttaataatcttatCTATATACAACTAAACTACAGCAGAAACTAACACATTAGAATATATCAGAGCCAGTTCGTTTAGCCCTGTTGACAGCCTCCTCTGCATTCAATTTCTCTTCCTCCGATGGCTCTAGTGGGTTTCCTTCTTCATCTAATTTGCCCTCTTTGTAATCCGTGACGATTTTCTTACTGTACACAGCGTCAAACAGCTGCTGAGCGGTAAATTCACTTTGTATAACATCAGCAGCTTTGTACGAGACGTAGGGTTTGAGATTGAAGTCTTTTAGGTCCGGGACTATTAACTCAGGTATCATCTCTGGTACAGGCACGAAGCGGCCGTTCATGTAGTATCCCACATCACGCACACCTCGCTTGTCAATATCCAACTCTCTGTTTTCAGTTGCCTGTTTTAGACGATGTAAACGAGAGCCCCTCTTGTTCGCGATCACCATTTTTCTAAAGTTTCTCTTGCCTTCTCTAGGAGCTGACACAGAAATACTTCTTTTcgaaaaaaagtttattaaattacttattttcgACATTATGgtcttgttatttttactttcgAATGATTTAGGAAAATATAGGTCCTtattttaaggttatgtttttatatcataCATAGACGTCAAGTTAAACGTCAGTTGCTGACAGATTATATAAATACAAGGTTGAGAAAACCGGTAACAGCCGCATGCAGCATTCAATAATTACGGAGCTTCAACATTTCTcaccaaataattttataattaagagatttaaataatatatggtCTTTGTGGTAGAGTAATAGTTATGGACTACCTTGGCTTAAAGAAGTAGATTGGTTATATCTCTCACCTGGGGCATACAGTAGCATGCTGTAATACTGACATCCGGGCCGGGTAATGAGACCTTGATACTTATGTGTTCTATTcaataataaactagctgtcgttacaggtagtcagaagctttgaaaagtctgacaaccagtctaaccaaggggtatcatgttgcccaggtaactgggttgaggaggtcagatatgcagtcgctttttgtagaacactggtacttagctgaatccggttagactggaagctgaccccaacataattgggaaaaggctaggccgatgatgagatTATTTTCATGTGGGAAGTTACCATATCCTAAGTAACTCTTAGGTAAACATCATAATAGTGgttgttaaataaaaccaagTTTAAATTCgcattcatataatttatagtaatcctataatcataataattatctttctATTATATTCATGGAACaccaataaaaaagtacatccagggaataacaaaatatcaaaagatttttgcataataataaattgccaTTACCGAATGAATAATTAATCAGTAACTATACAGTTTAAAGACGAATGTACAGAATTGTGTACATTTTACAAGACAATTCTCACCAATTACAGATTTCATgtcaatttcattattttttatttattacactgaTCTTATGATCATGTTAGAGTAATAGTTGTGACAAAGAGTGATTTATTCTATGGTATAAATATACCAACTGAAATCATTTAACACAAAATCATTCCAACCGCATAAATCAACATAATTTCTAAAATCTGATTGCATACATAAGTTCAGTTAAGGTTACCTAGCATTTTAATCAAACTCTggcaaaattaattttgttagcAGCTCAATTCTGTGATgttattctaaataataatgataaaatcgCACAATTCATTTTGTACACTTTAATATTCAATCCGCATATAATACTCTTACAATACGAGCCAGtaaaaaaagctattatttatCTACATTTTGTGCTCACTATTGAACACTAGTGGTATACTTGGGCAGGGGTACTCAACCTTTTTTAGAATGTACGACTTTTAATGACAACGTAAAATTTTTGAGAATAGCGTAAATGTACattagtacaatatttttttcaatattttaagtaaatcaaACGAGTTTCTAATCTAAAACACCTGTAAAAAGATTGAGTAACGTTGCTTTTGTAGTAAAACTAGCCATTTTGAGTCAAAAAACTTATTGTTATCGACAAGGGATTACATCTAAAAtgtgctatttttatttacttactttttatatCATTGGCACTGTGTTATTTCGGTTAGCACCTTTTAAGTTAATCGCTTAACTTTGTAATGTTTGAGATTGTTTATCGTAAAAATGTTTAGCATCGAAAATATTTCGtagatttgaaaaaaagaagtcaGAACAAAAGATTAGGAAGTCCGATCAAACCCGAGAAAGACATAACACGTTGCTTTTTATTGTCCAAGGGAATgtcaaaaacaacataaatcgAAATTATTATCACATACAGCTAGCAGACAGGCAATAAACATCTCAAGCGCATCGAAACACCTTCACGTACGAAATTTAACAAATCTCTCATCATTTAGAATTGTTTTTCGTTGTTTCTTTTAACACGAACATTAAGATCACGTCTTGGTAGTAGGGACATACTAACGAATATCCATCATTCTCATTTAAACGGGTCCTCAGAGCACTTACATCTTATACGCCTGACATCAAGGCGGTACATAACCTAAAAATCTTACATATCACTCAAATATGAACCTTTAAGGAGGTTAATCTTTACAAAACATTGGCATTTCGCTTACATAGCAAGAATTTCCTATTAAAGTCTATAGTGTCACGTTTGTTCACAAGTACCGCGGTATCGTGGGGGACTGTCTGCACTCGGTCATGTGTCGACTGGTCTCTCGTCGTGGTGGTTGTTGTCGAGGTCTTCGAGAGGGTCGCTGGAGGAGTGCGTGAGGTCGCTCAGCTCGTCGATCTGCTTTTGTTTCTTGCGAACGTTCCAGTGCAGGCACTCGGCGAGCGAGTCGAACCAGTCGGAGATCTGGTCCTGCGCGCATATCGACGGGACAGGGTACACTGACGTCGTCACGTAAAGACTGAAATAAGAATATTGCTTATTAGCTAATGTAGTGTTAAGTGATAATCCAAATCTTAGATTATTCCAAGAAATCCActtcgtaatattattttgtgggAAGTTTTTCCCAATTggaaaatgaacatttttaagaatgtaaatttagaatttgttaagaaaaaaaaaacatgaatatccaaaaaaaaaacaaagttctgataaaacaacaaagtatttgacaaagaaaaatgggagaaaacattattacttaaaaatatgaataccaTACAAGTGTTAAACCAAATTACAACTATGTTAATAATGATTAAGTACGTGCAAAGCAGAAGCAGAAAGcatatacaaatataacaatacaattaagACTACATTACGATGAACTCTAACCAAACTTTAGTGTTTTAAACCTTCACCAAAAAACCGCGAAACCAACCCATTAAATGTTTATGGTGGGAAATGATACCTATCTATTATCTGTAGTGTTTAtgcttttcattatttaaatggCACAAGAGTTTCATTATACAGCCGTGACTAAACCCAGGTACAATCGTGAAATATATCATTGGTTGTTGTATATGGATATGAATGCAAGAGAACCGTCACTCATAGAAAATGCTGTGAAGATTCGCCTTGACGAAACCCCTGAACCCTTGATAACTCACAACTGATTCAACTGAATagatataaaacttttaatctgtggttttcgaaaattttaaatttcaagaCAAGAAACTAtggagatgtttttttttatcagctgTCTTTGACAAGTTGACCGGGCTGTATGATGGAGATGTATCGTGTGTCGTGTGGCAGTCTACTGGTTACCTATCGCCGGGGCCGAGCGTGCGCTGCGAGCGGCCGTCGAACGACACACTGGCCGCGCTCCGCCCCTCTAGCGTGGGCGTTATCTGAAACAAGCCCGGACCTCAGCCTGCTGGCAAAACTCTATTGTACCCTAGCTTTGGATTTGTCAAACTCCCATATGGTACCTAATTTTCAGGGAATGATTACCTCTCCATATAGGAGAAGTCCAACACTCAAGCGGAGTGATAAATATAAGAATATGTAGGTTATGTAATAatggtattataattattgtcccattgctgggcacaggcctcttctcaAATAGGGAAGTTTTGACCATTCTTTACCAAGATTGTGATACACTGTGGATTTGTAGTGTTTGTAAAAGttttcaatgtttgtattttccTTGAGtataattagaatatatttcataatttatgtcTATTTGAAATCCTATCAGTAGTATAGGTATCGAATCTCGTATGTTTGTCATTACCTAGCTAAAGTGTCTTCTTCTATCATTTACATATTGtactttaaattacttattatattttttaaattctttggtGTGAGTTCGAATTCCGTGTTTCCAATAAAACAGTACTACAACTTGTATCCCTACTAGTACTCTCAACACATaacaactaaattaaacttagtTAATTAATGCACAGgttaacaacataaaattaaatattagatCCTCTTCAACATGCGAAATACTAACCAACGGTTTCTGAAAGTTACAACAAATCTATTGACTAGGTTAGTTGCCagtgatttgattgtttgttggtGAAAAATTCGGtgcttgacaaaaaaaaaatcaaccacTGTTCTCGATTTGAATTTTGACAGATGATtgacaacctttttttttaaacgtggCTTTAATGGCAACTAGCGATCTGAAATAAAAAGCCCCAGAGTAGAACCTTAttgattaatataattgtaaatatagttGTTTAGTCTTTCAGCA encodes:
- the LOC113508896 gene encoding 39S ribosomal protein L41, mitochondrial, with the protein product MSKISNLINFFSKRSISVSAPREGKRNFRKMVIANKRGSRLHRLKQATENRELDIDKRGVRDVGYYMNGRFVPVPEMIPELIVPDLKDFNLKPYVSYKAADVIQSEFTAQQLFDAVYSKKIVTDYKEGKLDEEGNPLEPSEEEKLNAEEAVNRAKRTGSDIF